The DNA sequence GAACGGGCACGGCGGGTGCCCGTTGCGGCGCTCGCGGTGCCCGTATGTGCCCGCCGTTCGACCGCAGGACACGGGCGCCGTCGACGAAACGGCGCCCGTGTCCGCGTATCGGTGTCACGACGGTGCGTGACAACGTAGTCATCGAGAAGTCGATCTCAAGGGCCGTACGAGGGAGGGTCAACGGGGCAAACACTGCGGTATGGTCTGCCGACCCTTGGGACGGCAGATCGAGGAGCGTGCGCGTGTTCAACCGGAACCGATGCCTGCGGCGGGTGGCGGCCATCGCGTCCATATCGTCCTTGGTGACCGGATGCGGCGTCCTGGCGTCCGATTCCCCGGACGACGAGGGGCCCATCGTCGTCGGAACCACCAGCTCCCCGAGCACGCTGGATCCTGCCGCCTCCTGGGACAGCTCCTGGGAGCTGTTCCGCAACATCTACCAGACCCTGCTGAGCTACCCGGTCGGCGCGACCGCCCCCCAGCCGGACGCCGCGAAGAGCTGCGAGTTCACCGACAGCTCCAACCAGGTGTTCCGCTGCGAGCTGCGCGAGGGCCTGACGTTCTCCGACGGCGGCACCCTCGACGCCAAGGCGGTCAAGCACTCGATCGACCGCATCCGGACGATCAACGTCAACGGCGGTCCGGCCGGTCTGCTGGGCAGCCTGGACCGCGTGCAGGCACCGAACGAGCGCGAGGTCGTCTTCCACCTCAACAAGCCGGACGCCACCTTCCCGTTCGTGCTCGCCACCCCCGCGATGTCGATCGTCGACCCCGGCGCCTACCCGGCCGGCGCCCTGCGCGAGGACACCGCCGTCATCGGTTCGGGGCCGTACACGCTCCAGTCGTACGAGGAGGGCAAGGAGGCCCAACTCGTCCGCAACGACCGCTACAAGGGCCACGCCGAGCGCCGGAACAACGCGGTGACCATCCGCTACTTCCAGGACTCCGGCACCATGGTCGAGGCGCTGCGGGACGACCGGATCGACCTGACCTACCGGGGTCTGGCCGCGGACGACATCATCGATCTCCAGGGCAGGGCCTCCAAGGAGGAGGAGATCCAGCTCATCGACGGCACCGGGACCGACATCAACTACCTGGTGTTCAACCCGAAGGACCCCTGGGCCGGCAAGAAGGAGGTGCGCCGGGCCGTCGCGCAGATCGTCGACCGCGCGGCGATCGCGCACAAGGTCTACAAGGACACCGTCGACCCGCTGTACTCGATGGTCCCCAAGGGCCTGGATGGCCACACGACGGGCTTCTTCGACGACTTCGGCGAGCCGAGCGTCGCCAAGGCCCGGCA is a window from the Streptomyces capillispiralis genome containing:
- a CDS encoding ABC transporter substrate-binding protein yields the protein MFNRNRCLRRVAAIASISSLVTGCGVLASDSPDDEGPIVVGTTSSPSTLDPAASWDSSWELFRNIYQTLLSYPVGATAPQPDAAKSCEFTDSSNQVFRCELREGLTFSDGGTLDAKAVKHSIDRIRTINVNGGPAGLLGSLDRVQAPNEREVVFHLNKPDATFPFVLATPAMSIVDPGAYPAGALREDTAVIGSGPYTLQSYEEGKEAQLVRNDRYKGHAERRNNAVTIRYFQDSGTMVEALRDDRIDLTYRGLAADDIIDLQGRASKEEEIQLIDGTGTDINYLVFNPKDPWAGKKEVRRAVAQIVDRAAIAHKVYKDTVDPLYSMVPKGLDGHTTGFFDDFGEPSVAKARQFLAGAGITEPVPLTLWYTTDRYGSETALEFKEIERQLEASKLFDITLKSRPWKTYVEGYQNGEYPVFGRGWFPDFPDADNFIAPFVGEQNALGTPYAAKKITNDLLPSSRRESDRGNVVKQFEEAQQILVDDVRLLPLWQGRAYVAASRDISGAERALDPSTIMMMWELSRKTSW